The Ovis canadensis isolate MfBH-ARS-UI-01 breed Bighorn chromosome 18, ARS-UI_OviCan_v2, whole genome shotgun sequence genome has a segment encoding these proteins:
- the GPR33 gene encoding probable G-protein coupled receptor 33: protein MDLTNSTDYLLNDSTLIRNRIHIPTSASKVIVVILLFMSFLIGTTTNGLYLWVLKFKMKKTVNTLLYFHLILSYFISILFLPFLAISHLQDNHWSFGRATCKIFNSILYAAMFASVFFLSAISADRYLLTFHPVWSQLHRTPRWASSIILGVWIFAAALGMPYVVFRETHDDHKGKVTCQNNYAVSTNWESKQMQTLRKWIHVACFSIRFLLGFLLPFLIITFCYERVAKKMKERGLLKSSKPFKVMVTATVSFFVCWMPYHVYQGLLLTENRSLFFQLTVLLAVITTTFNTVFSPTLYLFTGENFRKVFKKSVLVLFESTFSEDSSAERTENLNSETDM, encoded by the coding sequence ATGGACCTGACCAACTCTACTGATTACCTGCTCAATGACTCTACTTTAATAAGAAACAGAATTCACATTCCAACTTCGGCCTCAAAAGTGATTGTTGTAATTCTTTTGTTTATGTCATTTTTAATTGGCACTACTACCAATGGTCTCTATCTATGGGTgctaaaattcaaaatgaaaaagactgtCAATACTCTCTTATATTTTCATCTCATTCTCTcctattttatttcaatattatttttgccatttttggCCATCTCTCACCTTCAAGACAATCACTGGAGCTTTGGAAGGGCCACGTGCAAGATCTTCAACAGCATTTTGTATGCAGCAATGTTCGcctctgtcttcttcctctcGGCCATCAGTGCTGATCGTTACCTTCTCACTTTTCACCCGGTGTGGTCACAACTGCATCGAACCCCACGCTGGGCTTCCAGCATCATCTTGGGAGTCTGGATCTTTGCTGCTGCCCTCGGCATGCCCTATGTGGTTTTCAGGGAGACACATGATGACCATAAAGGAAAGGTGACCTGCCAAAACAACTATGCTGTGTCTACTAACTGGGAGAGCAAACAGATGCAGACATTAAGGAAATGGATTCACGTAGCCTGTTTCAGCATCCGCTTCTTGCTGGGCTTCCTTCTGCCTTTCCTCATCATCACCTTTTGTTATGAAAGAGTAGCCAAAAAGATGAAAGAGAGGGGACTGTTGAAATCCAGCAAGCCCTTCAAAGTCATGGTGACAGCCACTGTCTCCTTCTTTGTGTGCTGGATGCCCTATCACGTATACCAAGGCTTACTGCTCACTGAAAACAGGTCTCTGTTTTTCCAGTTGACTGTCTTACTCGCAGTGATAACTACTACCTTCAATACTGTGTTTTCTCCCACACTCTACCTCTTTACTGGGGAGAACTTCAGAAAAGTTTTCAAGAAGTCTGTCCTTGTTCTTTTTGAGTCAACATTCAGTGAGGATTCTTCGGCAGAAAGGACAGAAAACCTAAATTCAGAAACTGACATGTAA